A stretch of DNA from Cannabis sativa cultivar Pink pepper isolate KNU-18-1 chromosome X, ASM2916894v1, whole genome shotgun sequence:
TATGGTCTCGGGGTGTATGGTGTTAGTGTACACCTTACCATTAAGTAACCCCATCTGGGAGTGGGTTCCCAATCTCGGGGTAGCGAAGCTCAAAGCCCCATCTTGGGGTTCCAACCGCGATTCCCCTCTCGAGAGTAACACCCCGAGCTCGGGGGACATAGCCTCGGGGTGAGTTTGAGGGCATGTGACATCGGAGGCCTTCAAGCCTTGGGGAGGTATACCCCGACCACCAAGTGGTGGTCTCGGGGTGACCACCCCCAACTCTTGTCTATTCGcggttaaaataataaaaaaaaactttcttcGGGGTATACCCTGACCCCTATGCTCGGGGTAATAGCCCCATACTCAGGGCATGGAGTAACACCCATACACGGGGTACGTACCCCGACCCCCAATGGGGGTATCTCAGGGTGTGGGGATGCATGGTAACCCAAAATCCACAACCCACACACAAAGCATAATCATCAAGTATTTTTTCCAAAACATGCAACATCCCCACAAACACATTTTTTCAATTCAATGagaatgaaaatttaaaaaatagagaaaacatTGGATTATTTAATGTTTTTGGTGTTCTTCAATATTCAAGAACACAAACaaccaaaattttcaaaattgatcATTTTTTCACCAAATTACACCAAATCAAAGCCAAAAGCACATTACCCACCATCTATACTACAAAACCCAAGCATCGAACACtcatatttcataaaaaaaatcccAATCACCCATATCATTTTCGGCCATAGCAAGAAAAGTCAAGAAAACGTTTcaaaaatatcacaaaaatatgattttcatGCAAAAAATTGCCATAGGAGTGTTGAAAACTTACCCACAATGAAGAGATGATACACCAAGCTTCAAAGAATCAATCAAGAGCTTCAAAATCTCCTCCAATGGTGAAGGATATGCCCAACCCGAAATGGTAGTCAAGAGCGAAAAAATTTGCAATTTTTCTAATGTTATGATTTTCAAAGGTTTTTACTCTTCATCTATATAAGGCTTTTTTTGCAAAAAAAAGGGACCAATTACCTCAAAATTGCTATTATAAACCCCCACTACCATTTGGGGCTAAAaggcaatttatttatttttttatgtaagttATTCCCTTGTaaataatttctttcttccttgtaatttatttttcttggaaaaattataatTGCGATATATTGTAAAATGTGAAAAGTGTAATGGTTGGGAAAagtatttttttgggtttttggaAGGTAATTTTAGTATAAGTAAAGTATTTTTGGCGCTGGAGCGCCAAGTCGTCAACAACTAAAGCGAGACCCAGATTGCATAGAAAAGTTCCTACCATATGGTCATACCACTAGAAACTTGGAGGCAAGTGTTTACCTAAATTTTAGCGACGATGACGTGTCAAGAGTAAAAACACGTGACACGAAACTACTGGGGCTAAATTAATGAAGAACATATAAAGTCATGACCCTTGGGGTAATTGTTAATCATGAAGAGTGTTCATAACCATTAGAATGGAAGTCAGTCGGTCACCCTTACCCCTAGCTTGAGTAAGGTGGGTGTTTCTAAGAAGGAAAAATGATGAACTAACACCTTCATAAAGTGGGGTGAACAATCACCACGGACCTATAGGCCAAGTTAGTCTAAGGGGTAGATGACACTACTCCCACCATAGACATAATGGCATTCTTAAAGGTATATATGGGGACATATCCACACGATAGTATGACTACTAACAACGTACAAGGGGTCTCAGGGGGTCACCCCGAGATGAAAATTATCACCCTCTTCAGGTTGGGTCTCGGGGGTGTCACCCCCAAGTATTGGCTTCTATCCCCAAAGGTGGTCAACGACCGTGTCACACCCTTAAGAGACCCTCATCGTTAGTGACTATTTCATACGTTCAAATCCCACGAAAAGCTCAAAGACAGTTTTCAACCCACACAAAAATAGCAGGATATtatcataaaaattaaacttcaacTACCTCCAAAAATCAACGAGACGGTTGAGATAGCTCCGCGTTGGTTGCGTCTCTTGAAGCGAGAAGCACCGACTTTTTTCCCTATATAAGGGGTCACCCATGACTTGGAAAGGAGATCCGTGATTTTGAGCACTTAGagaaaaaatactttttattcTTTGCATTTAAGAGTCTGTTCTTGACTTTTGCAACTCTGATTAAAAAACATAAGGGGAGTAGGTTATTACCGAAATCTGGGGTCGAACCTCTTTAGATTCTGGTGTCTTTCTTTACATTTATTGCGCATTCCGGTATCGTtagttacatttatttttacgattttgGTAAATCTCATTTATTACAACTCCACGTCGGTTGGCTAAAAATCCAGTAAacaattattgatttttttcattcCTAATTTTAGGATTActattaacattttttttatgtggTATTTTTTTTGGCTTGCTTAGTCaactttaaattttaatttttctctcTTCAATTAAATTCATtttgtatattaaaataaatggagTGTTCCTTTTGTTTGTgattattttatgttgtatatttgattttattttactaCTTTGTTGACAAGTTGGTGCCGTATTTTTTTGGCTAGTTTGTGCCGCATTGGCTAATTTGCGATATTTTGTTGACTTAACTGCTTACTCATGGATCCAATCTTAAAAAGTGTTGTTACAGATTTTTAGAGATAAGTTTGAATCTTAATTgtttttttactttaataaattttaaggattttctttctaatattttatattactgtTATCTTATCATTTATTTGGAGCTAAttgaatttttatgtatttttttttttggacaaaTAGTTAATTTTTCAGTTGGGCTTTGATTAATTATGTTTGATTAAActctcaaattttatttatttatggtgCATATGTTATATTGACTATCCTCTTTGAGGTGGTCTCAAGTTATATTTGTCTAAATTTTTAGGATAATTTAGTCTTATATAAGTTgctttgtttttagaaattcatattctaattttatatatCTTTAACTACTAGATGTCCTTCCGTCCCATTGTTCTCATCACAGTCAAATCACtctcacaaaaaaaatatagaaatgaaGTGATGATGACTAATAATTGTCTTTATTAATTACTTATAGAATTAAGAGAGAGGTTTACATCtttgatcaaataaataagaaacAAAAATGGAAGCTATAGTTACATACATCAACATAAATCATAATgcatagtaaaattgaatgtgGCTCATCTCCATATAAATCTAGCACACGAGGTAGCAATGTATGCTCCGTAGCAATGTATATGCTCCACTTTGAGAGATGGAACTAAAATCCCATTAAGTCTCTAGAGCTTCATAGCTAACATGTACTCTTTACACACACTCCATCACGTCCCTCCAAGTTCCCAACAACAACATCCATCCTTCACTTATTTATCTTACAAATATCATGGATAGATTTACCCCcattattcgatcaagatcagaccACTCTAAGTTCAGTGGCAAGCATAGTAGTACTATTTGGATTCTCTTCTCCATTTCTTCCTTCAAATTTCGTATACTTATACCATTTTGCACACAAAATGTAGACCACAAGATCAGCAGCGGTCAAAGCCGCCAAGAGAAAGTAAAACCTATCCAAATGACCCTTGTTGAGATTTCCAGGTATCCAGCCAGGCATTTTATCTCTAGTAGAGATTTTCATGACAATAGTGACCAATAAGCTACTCACATAGTTTCCAAGTGAAATAGATGTCATGCAAAGTGCACTTCCAAAGCTCTTCAACCTATCAGGAGCTTGACTATTAAAGAACTCTAGTTGCCCTACATACATAAAAACTTCTGAAGCTCCTACAAGAATATATTGAGGAACTTGCCAAAATATGCTTAGTGAACTAGGGCTTGATGATCCTCTAGTACCACCTACTGCATACTTCAACCTAAAACACTCCACAATTCCAGCTGAAACCATTGCCATTATGGCTATCACAAGTCCTATTCCCATTCTTTGGAGTTCGGTGAGTCCTTTAGGGTTTTTCATGAACCGAGAGGCAAGAGGATCAATGACTCGTCGGTACAGGAAAATGAAGGCGGCGACACTGAGGATGTCAAAGCTTGACATGCTCGCCGGAGGGATGTGGAAGTTGGAGAGTGTTGTTTTCATAGCCGCGCCTTGCTCAACAAAGAGTGAGGCCATTTGTGTGAAGACAACGGAATAGAGAATTGTGCATAGCCAAATGGGGAGTAGTCTCAGTATGCATTTAACTTCCTCTACTTGTGTCACAGTGCAAAGATGCCATGGATTGGTTTGAGGAGCATTGCTCTCAATTCGGTTGAGGTCTTTCTCTGTAATGATTGCTGCCCTATCCAAAAATCTGAAGGAAAACATAAATTATTAGTACTatgcattaattattattattgttacatgATCAATATATAAATTAGAATTGTAACATATTTATTATAGACTTACTTGAAACCATCGGTGTGTAAAATGTTTCGAGCACCATTTTGAGAGGAGTCCTTATTTGTAACTTCCTCAAATAGATTCTCTCCACTTGGCAACATCTTAACCTTCCATTTTCTAGCCGCAGCAATCAAAACTTGGCAAACCCTAGAAAGAGGGTTGCCCTTGGGAGTGTAATGCCTATATCTTGGGGTACCACAAAGAAACAAGACCAAGGCTAAAGTAGCAGACCCAGTAGAGGCCCAAAATCCCAATGCCCATAGTCCCTTATCCTCAAAATAACCCAAGATTGTGTTTGAAAAGAGGGAACCAAGGTTCAAAGCCAAGTAAAAGTAACTGAAGAAAGCAATCTTTGAGTGGCCTTCTTTAGGGTCTTCCTCATCAAATTGGTCAGCTCCAAAGGTGGCTATGTTGGGTTGGTACCCTCCGTTTCCTAAGGCTATCATATATATGGAAACGTAGAACAAAGCCATTCCAACTGTTGAATGGGGTCCACATAAAGTTTCTTCATTATTACCGCACCCTTTAGGCTTGAGTAAGAACAAGTACGATGATAGTGATAGTGAGGCCAAACCCTGCATTTGTGAAACCCAAAAATTCTCTCGTTATTTGTGTTTAACTTTCTTCCACAACTAATTATACAATATACGTATATATCCTACTTAATTTGAAGAAACATACATCTATTAATGTACACACACTGCATATGACACCAATATATATGGTGGGTGCACGCATGAAACTTAAACCAATTAATAAGATAGAAAACCAATAAGCCTTTTTTTCCCATCTGAGTAAAAGCCATTTACTTTTTATGGTATACTCatagtctttttttttcttcttattttattcATGACTAATTAATatgctatatattatatatgggtattccaaaatataatataatatggtCACTttctcataataataataactcgtGTGATCATTAGAGGATCTAGTCACACGTATATATATGAGGACAAAAAGATAGTCACATCTTTGATTAATTTAAAGGGGCCgggacatttatatatatataagctaGTGGGGATATATTACAtagtatttatatttataaatatagtttatgtataaataaaaaaacagtaGAAAATATTCTTGACCAcagagtaatatatatatatatatatatatatatttattgagttgaAATGTCAAAATGAAAGATAcatacaattaataattaagatgaagatgatgattTACATAGGAGGTGGGACTTACAAGGACAAAGATGGCTTGGAAGATAGCACAAGTTTTGAACCTTCCCCAATAAGAGTCACTGAGAAAAGCACCAACTAGAGAGAAAAGATAGACCGTTCCCGTCCACTTGCTGACGTTATTTGCAGCCTCTGCGTTGTCTTGACCCAATACCCTTGTCAAGAATAGCACCAAGTTCACTCCTACCCCAAAGAATGCCAACGTTGCCAATCCTTGATttactgtatatatatacgtattatATATCATTAGTACTACtactacttaattaattataatttattagtaattaaatatataagatcgATGATAAGGACACCACATTTTTATTGTTGTGTGGACACTTATTTGACATATAGTCACTTAAGTGTGCCATTAagacacatacatatatacacacaaaatGTGTAACTAACTGGCAACCAAGCATGCATTGAATCTAGTCTAACTTATTTGATAAAAACTGTTGAAATACAAGTCAAAAAGTTGGTCTTGTCTAATGAAAGCAAATTGATCATATATAAGCCGAAAACGATCGATCTTAAAAGGGTGCTATGGTAACAAAAAGTGAGTGCATGCATCacatatttaattatatgatgagctcatatataatattaacCACCCACTTGTGTTATTAATGtgctatttttataaaatatttatatttatatatatatatatagagagagagagagagagagagataagagATTATATATGTGTGATGATCAGATGTAAtagaatattaattaataatatacatatatatttgggGAAAAGAAACAGAAAATGATGAATATCAAAGATCTCTCTAGCTAGAAATTAAAGAATGTGTTATAATatatgtcctctatctctttttGGTATCTTACCaactaaatatatatgataaaaaataatgtgaaaATGGGACGTACGTACGTAGTGTAACCAatgtaaatatacatataattaataataataat
This window harbors:
- the LOC115710913 gene encoding protein NRT1/ PTR FAMILY 7.3; translated protein: MACLNIFKDQRYDDIEEVKKQKKEEQTLDGSVDRHGRPAIRGRSGSWIAGVLILVNQGLATLAFFGVGVNLVLFLTRVLGQDNAEAANNVSKWTGTVYLFSLVGAFLSDSYWGRFKTCAIFQAIFVLGLASLSLSSYLFLLKPKGCGNNEETLCGPHSTVGMALFYVSIYMIALGNGGYQPNIATFGADQFDEEDPKEGHSKIAFFSYFYLALNLGSLFSNTILGYFEDKGLWALGFWASTGSATLALVLFLCGTPRYRHYTPKGNPLSRVCQVLIAAARKWKVKMLPSGENLFEEVTNKDSSQNGARNILHTDGFKFLDRAAIITEKDLNRIESNAPQTNPWHLCTVTQVEEVKCILRLLPIWLCTILYSVVFTQMASLFVEQGAAMKTTLSNFHIPPASMSSFDILSVAAFIFLYRRVIDPLASRFMKNPKGLTELQRMGIGLVIAIMAMVSAGIVECFRLKYAVGGTRGSSSPSSLSIFWQVPQYILVGASEVFMYVGQLEFFNSQAPDRLKSFGSALCMTSISLGNYVSSLLVTIVMKISTRDKMPGWIPGNLNKGHLDRFYFLLAALTAADLVVYILCAKWYKYTKFEGRNGEENPNSTTMLATELRVV